One genomic segment of Pseudomonas fortuita includes these proteins:
- a CDS encoding TIGR01777 family oxidoreductase, whose amino-acid sequence MHILLTGGTGLIGKHLCQYWLGQGHRLTVWSRRPEQVAKICGSGVRGIARLEQLEADDHLDAVVNLAGAPIADRPWTAARRNLLWASRVTLTEQLLTWLGTREKRPDVLISGSAVGWYGDGGERELTEASPPVREDFASQLCIAWEETAQRSLAQGIRVVLVRTGLVLASDGGFLSRLRVPFKLGLGGPLGDGRQWMPWVHIDDQVALIDFLLQQKDASGPYNACAPEPVRNREFARRLGRALHRPALLPVPSLLLKAGLGEMSTLLLGGQRARPVRLLAAGFTFRFNDLQSALDDLSSRL is encoded by the coding sequence ATGCATATATTGCTGACAGGCGGCACCGGGTTGATTGGCAAGCATCTTTGCCAGTACTGGCTTGGCCAGGGGCACCGGCTTACGGTTTGGAGCCGGCGACCTGAACAGGTGGCGAAAATATGTGGCAGTGGCGTGCGTGGCATCGCCCGGCTGGAGCAACTGGAGGCGGACGATCACCTTGATGCGGTGGTCAACCTGGCCGGTGCGCCGATTGCCGATCGGCCCTGGACGGCTGCCCGGCGCAACCTGCTGTGGGCTAGCCGGGTCACCCTGACCGAGCAATTGCTGACCTGGTTGGGCACCCGTGAGAAACGCCCGGACGTGCTGATCTCCGGGTCTGCGGTGGGCTGGTACGGTGACGGTGGCGAACGCGAGCTGACCGAGGCTTCGCCACCGGTACGCGAAGATTTCGCCAGCCAGTTGTGCATTGCCTGGGAAGAAACGGCCCAGCGCTCCCTGGCACAGGGGATCCGCGTGGTGCTGGTGCGCACCGGGCTGGTGCTGGCCAGCGATGGCGGCTTTTTGTCGCGCCTGCGCGTGCCCTTCAAGCTGGGGCTGGGCGGGCCATTGGGTGATGGGCGGCAATGGATGCCGTGGGTCCATATAGACGATCAGGTCGCCCTGATTGATTTTCTCTTGCAGCAAAAGGATGCCAGCGGTCCTTATAATGCCTGCGCCCCGGAGCCGGTGCGTAACCGTGAGTTCGCCAGGCGCCTGGGCCGGGCCCTGCATCGGCCGGCGCTGCTGCCGGTGCCGTCATTGTTGCTCAAGGCTGGCCTGGGGGAGATGTCGACCTTGCTGCTGGGCGGCCAGCGGGCACGCCCGGTACGCTTGCTGGCGGCTGGCTTCACCTTCCGTTTCAACGATCTGCAATCGGCCCTGGACGACCTGTCCAGCCGCCTCTGA
- the hemH gene encoding ferrochelatase: MTDHALLLVNLGSPASTSVADVRRYLNQFLMDPYVVDLPWPVRRLLVSLILLKRPEQSAHAYGSIWWEEGSPLVVLTRRLQSAMVEHWPHGPVEIAMRYGQPALPEVLERLAAQGVRKVTLAPLYPQFADSTVTTVVELAKQVVNERQLPLQMRVLQPFYEHPEYIEALAASARPYLEQDYDHLLLSFHGLPERHLKKLFPKGSKHDLRTADCCHGASAEVRAVCYRGQCLATAKAFAQSIGIPDGKWSVSFQSRLGRDKWIEPYTETRLDELAKAGVKKLLVMCPAFVADCIETLEEIGMRGSEQFVEAGGRELVLVPCLNDHPEWVRVLAQMCEKA, from the coding sequence ATGACCGATCACGCCCTGCTGCTGGTCAACCTGGGTTCTCCGGCATCCACCTCGGTTGCCGATGTGCGCCGCTACCTCAACCAGTTTCTGATGGACCCGTATGTTGTCGACCTGCCCTGGCCGGTGCGGCGCTTGCTGGTGTCGCTGATACTGCTCAAACGCCCGGAGCAGTCGGCGCATGCCTACGGCTCGATCTGGTGGGAGGAAGGCTCGCCGCTGGTGGTGCTGACCCGCCGTTTACAGTCCGCAATGGTCGAGCACTGGCCCCATGGCCCGGTGGAGATTGCCATGCGCTATGGCCAGCCAGCCTTGCCCGAAGTGCTGGAACGCCTGGCAGCTCAAGGCGTGCGCAAGGTGACCTTGGCACCGCTTTATCCACAGTTTGCCGACAGTACCGTGACCACTGTGGTCGAGCTGGCCAAACAGGTGGTCAACGAACGCCAGCTGCCGCTGCAGATGCGCGTGCTGCAGCCGTTCTACGAGCACCCTGAATACATCGAGGCGCTGGCTGCCAGCGCCCGGCCTTACCTGGAACAGGATTACGACCACCTGTTGCTGAGCTTCCATGGCTTGCCCGAGCGGCACTTGAAGAAGCTGTTTCCGAAGGGCAGCAAGCACGACCTGCGTACCGCCGATTGCTGTCACGGTGCATCCGCCGAGGTGCGTGCGGTGTGTTACCGCGGGCAATGCCTGGCTACGGCCAAAGCCTTTGCGCAGAGCATTGGCATACCGGATGGCAAATGGTCGGTATCGTTCCAGTCACGGCTGGGTCGGGACAAGTGGATCGAACCGTACACCGAGACCCGGCTGGATGAGCTGGCCAAGGCCGGTGTGAAAAAGTTGCTGGTGATGTGCCCGGCGTTCGTGGCCGATTGCATCGAGACGCTGGAAGAAATCGGTATGCGGGGCAGCGAACAGTTCGTCGAGGCTGGCGGGCGGGAGCTGGTGCTGGTGCCATGCCTGAATGATCACCCGGAGTGGGTGAGGGTGCTGGCGCAGATGTGCGAAAAGGCCTGA
- a CDS encoding NAD(P)/FAD-dependent oxidoreductase, producing MTVPIAIIGAGIAGLSAAQALQKAGQSVHLFDKGHGSGGRMASKRSEAGALDLGAQYFTARDRRFVEQVQQWVAAGWAEQWKPQLYNYRDGELTPSPDEQTRWVGVPRMSAITRGLLKDVTVNFGCRIAEVFRGKQYWHLQDTEGCSHGPYSRVVIAVPAPQATPLLASTPKLAAVAAGVQMEPVWAVALAFQTPLDTPMQGCFVQDNPLDWLARNRSKPGRDEQLDTWVLHATSDWSRQHIDLPKEEVIEQLWGEFAELVGCVVPAPNFALAHRWLYARPSSNHEWGALADADQGLYACGDWCLSGRVEGAWLSGQEAARRLLEHLE from the coding sequence ATGACAGTACCTATTGCCATCATCGGGGCCGGTATCGCCGGCTTGTCAGCCGCCCAGGCCCTACAAAAGGCCGGGCAATCCGTGCATCTGTTCGACAAAGGCCACGGCAGTGGCGGGCGCATGGCCAGCAAGCGCAGCGAGGCCGGCGCGCTGGACCTCGGCGCCCAGTACTTCACTGCCCGGGACCGGCGCTTCGTCGAGCAGGTGCAACAGTGGGTTGCCGCCGGCTGGGCCGAGCAGTGGAAGCCACAGCTGTACAACTACCGTGATGGCGAGCTCACTCCCTCCCCTGACGAACAGACCCGCTGGGTAGGCGTGCCACGCATGAGCGCCATTACCCGTGGCCTGCTCAAGGATGTGACGGTGAACTTCGGCTGCCGTATCGCCGAGGTGTTCCGTGGCAAGCAATACTGGCACCTGCAAGACACCGAAGGCTGCAGCCATGGCCCTTACAGCCGGGTGGTGATTGCCGTGCCGGCACCGCAGGCCACGCCACTTCTGGCCTCCACCCCAAAACTTGCCGCGGTGGCTGCGGGCGTGCAAATGGAACCTGTGTGGGCGGTCGCCCTGGCCTTCCAGACACCTTTGGACACCCCGATGCAAGGCTGCTTCGTGCAGGACAACCCGCTTGACTGGCTGGCCCGTAACCGCAGCAAGCCCGGCCGCGATGAGCAACTCGATACCTGGGTGCTGCACGCCACGTCTGACTGGAGCCGGCAGCACATCGACCTGCCCAAGGAAGAAGTGATCGAACAGCTGTGGGGCGAGTTTGCCGAGCTGGTCGGCTGCGTGGTGCCGGCGCCTAACTTCGCCCTGGCCCACCGCTGGCTCTATGCGCGCCCCAGCAGCAATCACGAGTGGGGCGCACTGGCCGATGCTGACCAAGGCCTGTATGCCTGCGGCGACTGGTGCCTGTCCGGGCGAGTCGAAGGCGCGTGGCTCAGCGGCCAGGAAGCGGCGCGCAGACTGCTCGAACACCTGGAATGA